The following coding sequences lie in one Xanthomonas hortorum pv. pelargonii genomic window:
- a CDS encoding tetratricopeptide repeat-containing sulfotransferase family protein, with protein MTETQLRALLRDGYQLLRQGRYADAIALADRACADQPDNAHLLEFASEARLANGDPHAAAECIANAAAVASSPLPLLIKYASLLIQLRRRREATLVARQAQALAAADGNAWWRIGALYSGCQDVAAARDAYQHALTLLGDQPSLLYDLATMQFFGGEFDAAEVTVERLLQLAPNAGDALYLRATLRRQTGQHNHLDDLRHRLATTLSEPSARAAGLYALAKELEDLGQHAQSFETLTAAAACKRKTLQYDVTAECAHIAAVRQAYAADALRTLRPGHDGEGVIFIVGLPRSGTTLLERLLIQRGGARSAGELMDFGAVLGSATSGVMASNPGLTAAQASLKIDFAAVGKEYLRGAREVVHDHPVLIDKMPVNYLYCGMIATALPRARIIHLVRDPLDTCYAMYKTLFYNAYPFSYALDELGDYYLAYQQTMRHWHTVLPEKILDVHYEDLVRDTEHQITRVLTWCGLSSNENTSEFKDVAFVTASAAQVRGEVHQRSVHSSRRHLNELAPLMKRLQAAGVSVS; from the coding sequence TTGACTGAGACACAACTGCGCGCCCTCTTGCGCGACGGATATCAATTGCTGCGTCAAGGCCGTTATGCCGACGCAATTGCTCTGGCCGATCGCGCCTGCGCAGACCAGCCTGACAACGCGCACCTGCTCGAATTCGCAAGCGAAGCCCGGTTGGCCAACGGTGATCCACACGCTGCAGCCGAGTGCATCGCCAACGCTGCAGCGGTGGCATCGTCGCCACTTCCCTTATTGATCAAATATGCCAGCCTGCTGATACAGCTGCGCCGTCGCCGTGAGGCGACGTTGGTCGCGCGTCAAGCGCAGGCGCTGGCAGCAGCGGATGGCAACGCGTGGTGGCGGATCGGCGCGCTGTACAGTGGCTGCCAGGACGTGGCCGCAGCCCGTGACGCGTATCAGCATGCGCTGACGCTGCTGGGGGACCAGCCCTCCTTGCTGTACGACCTGGCGACCATGCAGTTCTTCGGTGGCGAATTCGATGCCGCCGAGGTCACCGTGGAGCGGCTGTTGCAACTGGCCCCAAATGCTGGCGATGCGCTGTACCTGCGCGCCACGCTCCGGCGGCAGACCGGGCAGCACAACCATCTGGACGATCTGCGTCACCGGCTGGCAACCACGCTATCGGAGCCATCTGCCAGGGCCGCAGGCCTGTACGCCTTGGCCAAGGAACTGGAAGATCTTGGGCAACATGCACAGTCCTTCGAAACGTTGACGGCAGCAGCGGCATGCAAGCGCAAGACCTTGCAGTACGACGTGACCGCCGAGTGTGCGCATATCGCTGCGGTGCGCCAAGCCTATGCTGCGGATGCCCTACGCACGTTGCGGCCGGGTCACGACGGTGAGGGTGTGATCTTCATCGTCGGCCTGCCGCGGTCAGGCACCACCTTGTTGGAACGACTGCTCATACAACGCGGCGGCGCGCGCTCTGCAGGCGAATTGATGGATTTCGGAGCAGTTCTTGGAAGCGCCACCTCTGGCGTGATGGCGAGCAATCCCGGCCTGACAGCGGCGCAGGCATCGCTGAAGATCGATTTCGCAGCAGTCGGCAAAGAGTATCTGCGCGGCGCTCGCGAAGTGGTGCATGACCATCCGGTACTCATCGACAAAATGCCGGTCAATTACCTTTACTGCGGCATGATTGCGACCGCGCTGCCGCGAGCGCGCATCATCCATCTGGTGCGCGATCCGCTGGACACGTGCTATGCAATGTACAAGACCCTGTTCTATAACGCGTATCCGTTTTCATACGCGCTCGATGAGCTTGGCGACTATTACCTCGCGTACCAGCAGACCATGCGCCACTGGCACACGGTACTGCCCGAGAAAATTCTCGATGTGCATTACGAAGATCTGGTGCGTGATACCGAGCATCAGATCACGCGGGTGCTGACGTGGTGCGGACTTTCATCGAATGAAAATACGTCCGAATTTAAGGACGTGGCGTTTGTCACTGCCAGCGCTGCGCAGGTGCGTGGCGAGGTCCATCAACGGTCGGTGCACAGTTCTCGGCGGCATTTGAATGAGCTCGCTCCGTTAATGAAGCGGCTTCAAGCGGCGGGTGTGAGCGTGTCTTGA
- a CDS encoding tetratricopeptide repeat-containing sulfotransferase family protein has protein sequence MNMSLQQAAQLLQQGQLQQAIVAYQRVLQTQPRSADAWYNLGYLLRRTGNASGALDAYAQALLCGATSPEQIHLNRAALYSDHLHQEAAALRELDLALRCRPDYAPALLNLGNLHEELGARDQAITAYCRLVALVDTDAATHALQLQATARLLHLEPPTHAEDVRLLTLGQAVSAPNQDPELVASLLHALAHAYDRLGLHARAFDAASAGNRHAHAQARRYDPLRTQQHFDHIAKVFAAAGDATTPLPQVAEHDTVSPIFICGMFRSGSTLIEQALSRHPCIAAGGELDALPRLVAQSLSPFPQAAHALPAQTLAQLATRYRQRVAAAVPEQARLRYITDKRPDNFQLIGLIKQLFPAARIVHTRRHPLDNGLSIFMQQLNPHGFGYAGRLENIGHFYAHYQRLMEHWLSLYPDSIHTFDYDAFVAAPEPTLRALLDFLQLPWEPDCLDFHLAGGAVRTASYWQVRRPLHADASGRWRHYAAQLSPLRAALAQAGMTLAD, from the coding sequence TTGAACATGTCGTTGCAGCAGGCCGCACAACTACTGCAGCAGGGCCAGTTGCAGCAGGCGATCGTGGCGTATCAGCGCGTGCTGCAGACACAGCCGCGCTCGGCCGATGCCTGGTACAACCTGGGATACTTGTTGCGCCGGACCGGCAACGCCTCCGGTGCGCTGGACGCTTATGCGCAGGCATTGCTCTGTGGCGCGACATCGCCCGAGCAGATCCACCTCAATCGCGCCGCACTTTACAGCGACCATCTCCATCAGGAGGCGGCGGCGTTGCGCGAACTCGACCTGGCGCTGCGCTGCCGGCCCGACTACGCTCCGGCGCTGCTCAATCTGGGCAATCTGCACGAGGAACTGGGCGCACGCGATCAGGCGATTACAGCCTATTGCCGACTTGTCGCTCTTGTCGATACCGACGCCGCTACGCACGCGCTGCAACTGCAAGCCACTGCACGCCTGCTGCATCTGGAGCCGCCTACCCACGCCGAGGACGTTCGCCTGCTCACCCTCGGGCAGGCAGTCTCGGCACCCAACCAGGATCCGGAGCTTGTCGCCAGCTTGCTGCATGCGCTGGCCCACGCCTACGACCGTCTCGGTCTGCACGCACGCGCATTCGACGCAGCAAGCGCTGGCAATCGTCATGCTCATGCACAGGCAAGGCGCTACGACCCGCTCCGGACACAACAGCATTTCGACCACATCGCGAAGGTATTTGCCGCAGCCGGTGACGCGACCACCCCGCTGCCGCAGGTTGCTGAGCACGACACGGTGTCTCCGATATTTATCTGCGGCATGTTCCGCTCCGGCTCCACCTTGATCGAACAGGCCTTATCGCGCCATCCCTGCATTGCTGCGGGCGGTGAACTGGATGCGCTGCCACGGCTGGTTGCACAGTCGCTGTCGCCGTTTCCGCAAGCCGCACATGCGCTGCCCGCTCAAACCCTGGCGCAGTTGGCAACACGCTATCGGCAACGTGTGGCAGCTGCCGTTCCCGAGCAGGCACGCCTGCGCTATATCACCGACAAGCGACCGGATAATTTCCAGCTGATCGGTTTGATCAAGCAGCTGTTTCCTGCCGCCAGGATCGTGCACACGCGTCGCCATCCACTGGACAACGGGCTGTCGATCTTTATGCAGCAGCTCAATCCGCACGGGTTTGGCTATGCGGGTCGGCTGGAGAATATCGGCCATTTCTATGCGCACTATCAACGGTTGATGGAGCACTGGCTGTCGCTGTATCCAGACAGCATCCACACCTTCGACTATGACGCATTCGTCGCCGCGCCAGAACCGACCTTGCGCGCATTGCTGGACTTTCTGCAGTTGCCGTGGGAACCGGACTGCCTGGACTTTCACCTTGCAGGTGGCGCAGTGAGAACCGCCAGCTACTGGCAGGTGCGTCGCCCCTTGCATGCGGATGCGTCTGGACGCTGGCGACACTACGCTGCGCAACTTTCTCCTTTGCGCGCCGCGCTTGCCCAAGCCGGCATGACGCTTGCCGATTGA
- a CDS encoding aspartyl/asparaginyl beta-hydroxylase domain-containing protein produces MAVQIEQTNEQIAALIAEAGAAASAGQWQQAEQLWAQVRQLAPAHPQALYSLGVHAYQRGDTTAALEYLSGARASSPGDPMIVLTIAVVKQAQGDLDGEWQAISTALALDAYFLPGLLAKAAFLEARGRPRAAAAVYRDALKVAPPEPQWPAVLRRKLALAKQAVEQDTLELETQLRTLLASPSAAVDAALQGRWDEAAAIACGRSRPFHSQSNRLYVPRLPALPFHATEALPWIDVVQDQTDAIAQELHAVMHDDQRGFAPYIAYAPDQPVNQWKDLNHSPAWSSYPLWAHGKPVQEHLVRCPATAAALSLVDAAQIDGVCPNAMFSVLAPQTVIPPHHGETNARLMAHLPLIVPEGCSFRVGYDWRRWEVGKVLVFDDSIEHEARNESSRVRVVLIFDIWNPLLTQEERSMVNAMETAIARHRAG; encoded by the coding sequence ATGGCGGTACAGATCGAACAGACCAACGAACAGATCGCCGCGCTGATCGCCGAGGCAGGTGCAGCGGCGTCGGCGGGGCAATGGCAACAGGCCGAGCAGTTATGGGCACAGGTGCGTCAACTGGCGCCTGCGCATCCGCAAGCCTTGTATAGCCTGGGCGTGCACGCCTATCAGCGGGGCGACACAACGGCAGCGTTGGAGTATCTGAGCGGCGCACGCGCAAGCAGCCCAGGCGACCCGATGATCGTGCTGACCATTGCGGTGGTGAAGCAGGCGCAGGGCGACCTGGATGGCGAGTGGCAGGCCATCAGTACCGCCTTGGCGCTGGATGCCTACTTCCTGCCCGGCCTGCTGGCCAAGGCGGCGTTTTTGGAAGCGCGCGGTCGCCCACGTGCAGCCGCCGCGGTCTATCGCGATGCTTTGAAAGTGGCACCGCCAGAACCGCAATGGCCGGCGGTGTTACGTCGCAAGCTAGCCCTTGCCAAGCAAGCGGTGGAACAGGACACGCTGGAACTGGAAACGCAGTTGCGGACCTTGCTTGCGAGCCCAAGTGCAGCGGTGGATGCAGCGCTACAGGGACGCTGGGACGAGGCCGCAGCGATCGCCTGCGGGCGCAGTCGCCCCTTCCATTCCCAATCCAACCGCCTGTATGTGCCGCGATTGCCGGCCTTGCCGTTTCATGCAACGGAAGCCTTACCGTGGATCGATGTGGTGCAGGACCAGACCGACGCAATCGCACAGGAGTTGCATGCGGTGATGCACGACGATCAACGCGGATTCGCCCCTTATATCGCCTACGCGCCTGATCAGCCGGTCAATCAATGGAAAGACCTCAATCATTCGCCTGCGTGGAGTTCCTATCCGCTCTGGGCCCATGGCAAGCCGGTGCAGGAGCATCTCGTGCGGTGTCCCGCCACTGCAGCCGCATTGTCATTGGTCGACGCCGCGCAGATCGACGGCGTGTGTCCCAACGCGATGTTTTCGGTGCTGGCGCCGCAGACCGTCATTCCGCCGCACCATGGCGAAACCAATGCGCGTCTGATGGCGCATCTGCCGTTGATCGTGCCGGAGGGCTGCAGTTTTCGCGTGGGTTATGACTGGCGGCGCTGGGAGGTCGGCAAGGTGCTGGTGTTCGACGACTCGATCGAGCATGAGGCGCGCAACGAGAGTTCTCGGGTGCGCGTGGTACTGATCTTCGATATCTGGAACCCGCTGCTGACCCAGGAAGAGCGCAGCATGGTCAATGCCATGGAGACCGCCATCGCGCGCCACCGCGCTGGTTGA
- a CDS encoding cation diffusion facilitator family transporter — protein MGHDHNHAPSEIRHEKPLWWALALTATFLLAEVIGAFITNSLALLSDAAHMATDTVGLMIALVAVRLSRRPADARRTYGYVRLEALGALANGALLFAVGAYILWEAAQRFRAPQDISSSGMLLIAGFGLVINLIAMKLLHAGSGESLNVKGAYLEVWSDMLGSVAVIIGALLIRWTGWQWIDPVLAVLIGLWVLPRTWVLLREAINVLLEGVPKGIDLPQVQQALSSYPGVEDVHDLHVWALASSTPALTAHVVVSETTDRDRLREALGELLHERFEITHVTLQVESGDCGTEPCGTPSASKEAAEHEHQGHAHSHSGHSH, from the coding sequence ATGGGACACGACCACAACCACGCACCTAGCGAGATCCGCCACGAGAAGCCGTTGTGGTGGGCGCTCGCACTGACCGCCACCTTCCTGTTGGCGGAGGTCATCGGCGCGTTCATCACCAACAGCCTGGCGCTGCTGTCCGACGCCGCGCATATGGCCACAGACACCGTCGGCCTGATGATCGCGCTGGTCGCGGTGCGGTTGAGCCGACGCCCTGCCGACGCGCGTCGCACCTATGGCTATGTGCGTCTGGAGGCGCTCGGTGCGCTGGCCAATGGCGCGCTGTTGTTCGCAGTCGGCGCCTACATCCTGTGGGAAGCCGCGCAACGCTTCCGCGCACCGCAGGATATTTCCTCCAGCGGCATGCTGCTGATCGCCGGCTTCGGCCTGGTGATCAATCTGATCGCGATGAAGCTGCTGCACGCCGGCAGCGGCGAGAGCCTCAACGTCAAGGGTGCCTATCTGGAAGTCTGGAGCGACATGCTCGGCTCGGTGGCGGTGATCATCGGCGCGCTGCTGATCCGCTGGACCGGCTGGCAGTGGATCGACCCGGTGCTGGCCGTGCTGATCGGCCTGTGGGTGCTGCCGCGCACCTGGGTGCTGCTGCGCGAAGCGATCAATGTATTGCTGGAAGGCGTGCCGAAAGGCATCGATCTGCCCCAGGTACAGCAAGCGCTGAGCAGTTATCCCGGCGTCGAAGATGTCCACGACCTGCACGTCTGGGCGCTGGCCTCCAGCACTCCCGCACTCACTGCACACGTGGTGGTCAGCGAAACCACCGACCGCGACCGCCTGCGCGAGGCGCTCGGTGAACTCCTGCACGAGCGCTTCGAGATCACTCACGTCACTCTGCAGGTGGAAAGCGGCGACTGCGGCACCGAGCCGTGCGGGACGCCAAGCGCGTCGAAAGAGGCTGCGGAGCACGAACACCAGGGGCACGCGCACTCTCACAGCGGCCACTCGCACTGA
- the mmsB gene encoding 3-hydroxyisobutyrate dehydrogenase, with protein METDTMSKIAFIGLGNMGGPMAANLIKAGHQLRVFDLVPAALDAAAAAGAHAAGSAHDTLADAEIVISMLPASRHVEGLYFGEAGILAQIPEGALVIDCSTIAPVTARKVAAAAQARGLAMLDAPVSGGTAGAAAGTLTFIVGGAAETLERARPVLQAMGKNIFHVGDSGAGQVAKLCNNMALGVIMAATGEALALGVAQGLDPAVLSQMMAVSTGRSWATEVCNPWPGVLPNAPASRGYSGGFGNDLMLKDLGLVAESAVQAGVSIPLGELARNLYAMNSQAGNGALDFSSVIKLVAKV; from the coding sequence CTGGAAACCGACACCATGAGCAAGATCGCCTTTATCGGCCTGGGCAATATGGGCGGGCCGATGGCTGCCAACCTGATCAAGGCCGGGCACCAGCTACGCGTCTTCGATCTGGTGCCCGCCGCACTGGACGCCGCCGCCGCAGCCGGCGCGCATGCCGCCGGCTCGGCGCACGACACCTTGGCCGATGCCGAGATCGTGATCTCGATGCTGCCGGCCAGTCGCCATGTCGAAGGACTGTACTTCGGGGAGGCCGGCATTCTGGCGCAAATTCCCGAAGGTGCCTTGGTGATCGACTGCAGCACTATCGCACCGGTCACCGCGCGCAAGGTCGCCGCCGCAGCGCAGGCGCGTGGCCTGGCGATGCTGGACGCGCCGGTTTCTGGCGGTACCGCGGGCGCGGCGGCCGGCACGCTGACCTTCATCGTCGGCGGTGCAGCCGAGACGCTTGAGCGCGCCCGCCCAGTGCTGCAGGCAATGGGCAAGAACATCTTCCACGTTGGCGACAGCGGCGCCGGCCAGGTCGCCAAACTGTGCAACAACATGGCGCTGGGCGTGATCATGGCGGCCACCGGCGAGGCACTTGCGCTCGGTGTCGCGCAAGGGCTGGACCCGGCGGTGCTGTCGCAGATGATGGCGGTCAGCACCGGGCGCAGCTGGGCCACCGAAGTCTGCAATCCCTGGCCGGGCGTGTTGCCCAACGCACCGGCTTCGCGCGGCTACAGCGGCGGTTTCGGTAACGACCTGATGCTCAAGGATCTGGGGTTGGTCGCCGAATCCGCAGTGCAGGCGGGCGTGTCGATTCCGCTCGGCGAGCTGGCGCGCAATCTTTACGCGATGAACAGCCAGGCCGGTAACGGTGCGCTGGATTTTTCCAGCGTGATCAAGCTGGTGGCCAAGGTTTGA
- a CDS encoding enoyl-CoA hydratase/isomerase family protein has translation MEQWLMVDVNATEEAPVLFEQRDCADGHRIGIATLNSPKTLNGLSLQMTRLLDAQLRLWADDAQIACVVLRGVGEKAFCAGGDLHGLYQSMRAHRDAVPDAQERIGQPQGNAHAAAFFEEEYRLDHRIHTYPKPLLCWGHGIVMGGGIGLMSGASHRVVTERSRLAMPEISVGLFPDVGGSWLLRRVPHGAGLFLALTGAPLNASDAIYAGLADVRLEHAQYAAVLDALSAHAWTGNVPDDRGQLSAFLHGIAQALEPGPLQVHAALIKQLVAGDTLEEVVATILALQSEDAWLQAARATLAAGAPSSARLAWELQRHPATSTLADTFRTEYVAALHVAAHGDFAEGIRALLIDKDRQPQWQPASLEEADTQWAAAFFQSPWPAAEHPLADLAVREVGER, from the coding sequence GTGGAGCAATGGCTGATGGTGGATGTCAACGCAACTGAAGAGGCACCGGTGCTGTTCGAGCAACGCGATTGCGCGGACGGGCATCGCATCGGCATCGCCACCCTGAATTCGCCCAAGACGCTCAATGGCTTGTCGTTGCAGATGACGCGCCTGCTGGATGCGCAGCTGCGCCTCTGGGCCGACGATGCGCAGATCGCCTGTGTGGTGTTGCGTGGCGTCGGCGAGAAAGCGTTTTGCGCTGGCGGTGATCTGCATGGTCTGTATCAGAGCATGCGCGCGCATCGCGATGCGGTGCCGGATGCGCAGGAACGCATCGGGCAACCGCAAGGCAATGCGCACGCCGCTGCGTTCTTCGAAGAAGAATATCGGCTCGATCATCGCATCCATACCTATCCCAAGCCGCTGCTGTGTTGGGGCCACGGTATCGTCATGGGCGGCGGCATCGGCCTGATGTCCGGCGCCAGCCATCGCGTGGTCACCGAGCGCTCGCGTCTGGCGATGCCGGAGATCAGCGTCGGCTTGTTTCCCGATGTCGGTGGCAGTTGGTTGTTGCGCCGCGTGCCGCACGGCGCCGGCCTGTTTCTCGCATTGACCGGCGCACCGCTCAATGCCAGCGACGCCATCTACGCGGGTCTGGCGGATGTGCGTCTGGAACATGCGCAATATGCCGCCGTGCTGGATGCTTTGAGCGCGCACGCCTGGACGGGCAATGTGCCGGACGACCGCGGCCAACTCAGTGCGTTTTTGCACGGCATTGCGCAAGCTCTGGAGCCCGGCCCCTTGCAAGTGCATGCGGCCTTGATCAAACAACTGGTGGCGGGCGACACGCTGGAAGAGGTGGTCGCTACGATCCTGGCACTGCAAAGCGAAGACGCCTGGCTGCAAGCCGCACGCGCAACGCTCGCAGCTGGCGCGCCCAGTTCCGCGCGACTGGCCTGGGAGCTGCAACGTCATCCGGCTACAAGCACCCTGGCCGACACCTTCCGCACCGAATACGTGGCGGCGCTCCATGTCGCCGCACATGGCGACTTTGCCGAAGGCATCCGCGCGCTGCTGATCGACAAGGACCGCCAGCCGCAATGGCAACCGGCCTCGCTGGAAGAAGCGGATACGCAGTGGGCTGCTGCATTCTTTCAATCGCCCTGGCCAGCCGCAGAGCACCCGCTTGCCGATCTTGCTGTACGTGAAGTCGGTGAACGCTGA
- a CDS encoding enoyl-CoA hydratase encodes MSAWEGRVHSGLQVERDGHVAIVTLSNPPANTWTVHSLAALRDLVHALDADRSIYALVITGEGEKFFSAGADLKQFADGDKAAAREAARRFGEAFEALSAFRGVSIAAINGYAMGGGLECALACDLRIAEQQAHLALPEASVGLLPCAGGTQNLPRLVGEGWAKRMILLGERIDAATAHRIGLVEEVVGKGESRALAVAWAQRAGKQSPVSVAACKRLVQSTRHGTHAAALVAEREAFVDLFEQADQAEGVAAFLEKRTPQWSNG; translated from the coding sequence ATGAGTGCTTGGGAAGGACGCGTGCATAGCGGGCTGCAGGTCGAGCGCGATGGGCATGTGGCCATCGTCACGTTGAGCAACCCGCCGGCCAATACCTGGACCGTGCACAGCCTTGCAGCCCTACGCGATCTGGTACACGCGCTGGATGCCGACCGCAGCATCTACGCCTTGGTGATCACTGGCGAGGGCGAGAAGTTCTTCAGTGCCGGCGCCGACCTCAAGCAGTTTGCCGATGGCGACAAGGCCGCTGCACGCGAGGCCGCGCGTCGCTTCGGCGAAGCGTTCGAGGCCTTGAGCGCCTTCCGTGGCGTGTCGATTGCCGCCATCAACGGCTATGCCATGGGCGGCGGCCTGGAATGCGCGCTGGCCTGCGACCTGCGCATTGCCGAGCAGCAGGCACATCTGGCGCTGCCGGAAGCCAGCGTCGGTTTGCTGCCGTGCGCGGGTGGCACCCAGAACCTGCCGCGCCTGGTCGGCGAGGGCTGGGCCAAGCGCATGATCCTGCTGGGCGAGCGTATCGATGCCGCCACCGCGCACCGAATTGGCCTGGTGGAAGAGGTGGTGGGCAAGGGCGAATCGCGCGCGCTGGCAGTTGCATGGGCGCAGCGTGCCGGCAAGCAGAGCCCGGTGAGCGTGGCGGCCTGCAAACGCCTGGTGCAATCCACCCGCCATGGCACGCACGCTGCGGCCTTGGTTGCCGAGCGCGAGGCCTTTGTCGACCTGTTCGAGCAAGCCGATCAGGCCGAGGGCGTCGCGGCATTCCTCGAGAAGCGCACGCCGCAGTGGAGCAATGGCTGA
- a CDS encoding acyl-CoA dehydrogenase family protein produces the protein MNAAIQLHPNAADLNDEQEAFRAAARDFADKELAPHAARWDAESYFPREAIAKAAELGFCGLYTDEGVGGLGMRRLDAAVVFEELATVDPSTSAFISIHNMATWLIASYGNDTVRAQWGEAMTSGTKLGSYCLTEPGAGSDAASLKTRAQRDGDSYVLNGSKAFISGAGATDVLVVMARTGEDGARGISAFVVPADAPGIGYGRKEEKMGWNSQPTRGVSFENVRIPADNLLGKEGEGFKMAMKALDGGRINIAACSLGAAQGALDAARRYMGERRQFGKKLADFQALQFKLADMATQLVAARQMVHTAARKLDAGSHDATVWCAMAKRFATDAGFAICDDALQIHGGYGYIREYPIERLLRDSRVHRILEGTNEVMRMIIARHLLNGEEELR, from the coding sequence ATGAATGCAGCCATCCAGCTACACCCCAACGCGGCCGATTTGAACGACGAGCAGGAGGCCTTCCGCGCCGCCGCGCGCGACTTCGCCGACAAGGAGCTCGCACCGCACGCCGCGCGCTGGGATGCGGAAAGCTACTTTCCGCGCGAGGCGATCGCCAAGGCGGCGGAGCTGGGATTTTGCGGGCTTTATACCGATGAAGGCGTGGGCGGCCTGGGCATGCGCCGGCTCGATGCGGCTGTGGTGTTCGAAGAACTCGCCACGGTCGATCCGTCCACCTCGGCCTTCATCAGTATCCACAACATGGCCACCTGGTTGATCGCCAGTTACGGCAACGACACGGTGCGCGCGCAGTGGGGCGAGGCGATGACCAGCGGTACCAAGCTGGGCTCGTATTGCCTGACCGAGCCTGGTGCCGGCTCGGATGCGGCATCGCTCAAGACACGCGCACAGCGCGACGGCGACAGCTACGTGCTCAACGGCAGCAAGGCCTTCATTTCCGGCGCCGGTGCCACCGATGTGCTGGTGGTGATGGCCCGCACCGGCGAAGACGGCGCTCGCGGCATCAGTGCCTTCGTGGTGCCTGCCGATGCGCCGGGCATCGGCTACGGCCGCAAGGAAGAGAAGATGGGTTGGAACAGCCAGCCCACGCGCGGTGTGAGCTTCGAGAACGTGCGCATCCCAGCCGACAATCTGCTTGGCAAGGAAGGCGAGGGCTTCAAGATGGCGATGAAGGCGCTCGACGGTGGCCGCATCAATATCGCGGCGTGTTCGCTGGGTGCGGCGCAAGGCGCACTGGACGCGGCGCGGCGCTACATGGGCGAGCGCCGTCAGTTCGGCAAGAAACTGGCCGATTTCCAGGCACTGCAGTTCAAGCTGGCCGATATGGCCACGCAGTTGGTGGCAGCGCGGCAGATGGTGCACACCGCGGCGCGCAAGCTCGATGCCGGCAGTCACGATGCCACCGTGTGGTGCGCGATGGCCAAGCGCTTTGCCACCGATGCCGGCTTTGCGATCTGCGACGACGCCTTGCAGATCCACGGTGGCTACGGCTATATCCGCGAGTACCCGATCGAGCGCTTGCTGCGCGACAGCCGCGTGCATCGCATTCTGGAAGGCACCAACGAGGTGATGCGCATGATCATCGCGCGCCATCTGCTCAACGGCGAGGAGGAGCTGCGATGA